A genomic stretch from Nocardia wallacei includes:
- a CDS encoding cutinase family protein: MALREFIARHRIASAVAAPAALGVAAIVAASFALTSTPQTRDTQLTSSVTECHDMVTISVAGRNDTPVAGTTKLLVDANGNELPAALSGDHSSEWVDPVVTAPAGAVEPGSYAAVYIAYPANMATYEDAVTAGVANTQQVMREISQACPDTKFSIVGYSEGADVVRRVATTIGHQEADKDGRYGIVDPDDVLGVVILADPGRSAGEGPFPGAKDPYSNPDGFDKAYQNGKQPVPGQGALPGTSGDFGALNGKVASFCSDGDLTCSAPQNISLLQLAVNVGRQLNVDQLEREGLTPATGQDVAVVLGRIALAAFADIQSQPNWMQSDETFLQVLLRVSDPSYKPGQTPKPPAPADSISTGEMSPLAYLPQKVFNEIVGLIVTNQNTIPVILSDPYQQTLGPNHTGHHFDYWKDADPANGKPLTSAEYAAAWLTHLAQQAQAGKKVDPTSQPEAADLAAAYKAATTSASPTTTATTTAAATTTTTAPPTTTSTPTTTETATTTSSPAPTTPPTTTPPTTTTQTTKPTTTQPTTTTTGPTVAAAK; encoded by the coding sequence ATGGCTCTTCGCGAGTTCATCGCGCGGCATCGGATCGCTTCGGCCGTCGCCGCGCCCGCCGCGCTCGGAGTGGCGGCGATCGTCGCCGCCTCCTTCGCGCTGACATCGACGCCACAGACCCGGGACACCCAGCTGACGTCGTCGGTCACCGAATGCCACGACATGGTGACCATCTCGGTCGCCGGGCGCAACGACACCCCGGTCGCCGGGACCACGAAACTGCTGGTCGACGCCAACGGCAACGAGTTGCCCGCCGCGCTGTCGGGCGACCACAGCAGCGAGTGGGTCGACCCGGTCGTGACCGCGCCCGCGGGCGCGGTCGAACCCGGCTCGTACGCCGCGGTCTACATCGCGTATCCCGCGAACATGGCCACCTACGAGGACGCCGTCACCGCCGGGGTCGCCAACACCCAGCAGGTGATGCGGGAGATCTCGCAGGCGTGCCCCGACACCAAGTTCTCGATCGTCGGCTACAGCGAGGGCGCCGATGTGGTGCGCCGGGTCGCCACGACCATCGGGCATCAGGAGGCCGACAAGGACGGCCGGTACGGCATCGTCGACCCGGACGACGTGCTCGGCGTGGTCATCCTCGCCGATCCCGGGCGTTCGGCGGGCGAGGGCCCGTTCCCCGGCGCCAAGGACCCGTACAGCAATCCCGACGGATTCGACAAGGCGTATCAGAACGGCAAGCAGCCCGTCCCCGGCCAGGGCGCACTGCCCGGAACCAGCGGTGACTTCGGCGCGCTGAACGGCAAGGTCGCGTCCTTCTGCTCCGACGGCGACCTGACTTGCTCTGCGCCGCAGAATATTTCGCTGCTGCAGCTGGCGGTCAACGTGGGCCGCCAACTGAACGTGGACCAGTTGGAGCGGGAGGGCCTCACCCCGGCGACCGGTCAGGACGTCGCCGTGGTGCTCGGCCGCATCGCGCTCGCCGCCTTCGCCGACATCCAGTCGCAGCCGAACTGGATGCAGAGCGACGAGACGTTCCTCCAAGTGCTGCTGCGGGTTTCGGACCCGTCCTACAAGCCCGGCCAGACGCCGAAGCCACCGGCTCCGGCGGACTCGATCTCGACCGGCGAGATGTCGCCGCTGGCCTATCTGCCGCAGAAGGTTTTCAACGAGATCGTCGGCCTGATCGTGACCAACCAGAACACGATCCCCGTCATCCTGAGTGATCCCTACCAGCAGACCTTGGGGCCGAACCACACCGGCCACCACTTCGACTACTGGAAGGACGCCGACCCGGCCAACGGCAAGCCGCTGACCTCCGCCGAGTACGCGGCCGCATGGCTCACCCACCTGGCGCAGCAGGCCCAGGCAGGCAAGAAGGTCGACCCCACCTCCCAGCCCGAAGCGGCCGACCTCGCCGCCGCCTACAAGGCAGCCACCACCTCCGCCTCGCCGACGACCACCGCGACCACGACGGCGGCGGCCACCACGACCACCACCGCGCCGCCGACGACGACCAGCACACCGACGACAACCGAAACGGCCACCACCACAAGCAGTCCCGCACCCACGACCCCACCGACCACGACCCCACCCACCACGACCACTCAGACCACGAAGCCGACCACCACCCAGCCGACCACCACCACGACCGGCCCGACCGTGGCCGCGGCGAAGTAG
- a CDS encoding virginiamycin B lyase family protein — protein sequence MTSVSIEEFPVADGGPYAVTTGPDGALWFTLVRDGRIGRLIPGGDPDYHRLAPDCGPTIITPGPDGALWFTEYRAHRIGRIGVDGSVAEFSLPTTDSGPFGIAAGPDEALWFTATAADRIGRITTTGEVSEFPLPRTGAFASAITAGADGGMWFTMNQADAIGRIGMDGAITVYPLPTTDSAPVGIAAGPDGAVWFVAIAAGYIGRITPDGEVTEFPLPDRAGRPHAITAGGDGRLWFTEWAGNRVGSVTVDGVIETHDLPTAGAEPHGIAPGPDGALWTALENGALVRITP from the coding sequence GTGACCAGCGTATCGATCGAGGAGTTTCCGGTAGCCGACGGCGGGCCGTACGCGGTGACGACGGGGCCCGACGGCGCGCTGTGGTTCACCTTGGTACGCGACGGGCGGATCGGCCGGCTGATTCCGGGCGGCGATCCGGACTATCACCGGCTCGCGCCGGACTGCGGTCCGACGATCATCACGCCGGGCCCGGACGGCGCGCTCTGGTTCACGGAGTATCGGGCGCATCGGATCGGCCGCATCGGCGTCGACGGCTCGGTCGCCGAGTTCTCGCTGCCCACAACGGATTCCGGACCCTTCGGCATCGCCGCCGGTCCCGACGAAGCGTTGTGGTTCACCGCGACCGCCGCCGATAGGATCGGCCGGATCACCACCACCGGTGAGGTTTCCGAATTCCCGCTGCCGCGCACGGGCGCGTTCGCGTCGGCAATCACCGCGGGGGCCGACGGCGGCATGTGGTTCACCATGAACCAGGCCGACGCGATCGGGCGCATCGGCATGGACGGCGCGATCACCGTATATCCCTTGCCCACAACCGATTCGGCACCCGTGGGGATCGCCGCCGGTCCCGACGGGGCGGTGTGGTTCGTCGCGATCGCGGCGGGCTACATCGGACGTATCACCCCGGACGGCGAGGTCACCGAATTCCCGCTACCCGACCGCGCCGGGCGGCCGCACGCGATCACGGCGGGCGGCGACGGCCGGTTGTGGTTCACCGAGTGGGCGGGTAACCGCGTCGGCTCCGTCACGGTCGACGGCGTCATCGAAACCCATGACCTGCCCACCGCCGGTGCCGAGCCGCACGGCATCGCGCCCGGCCCGGACGGCGCATTGTGGACGGCGTTGGAAAACGGTGCGCTGGTACGTATTACACCGTGA
- a CDS encoding DUF4254 domain-containing protein, which produces MSTEYADGRIGFGAPPSAAELLRAFRADREHHTHPVLDAAAALVRCHERRRHAQRDARAPGVPSSRVAACSQVVDDVDVVRMRLIARIDTWVAENIPHRDGASLHTETLGSVIDRMAAKWVAAQHALGLPAPDARPGSRSRTGTAHRGVNGEAHLQWVRLAELADGYKDLITDVTEHRRRLPVF; this is translated from the coding sequence ATGTCCACCGAATACGCCGACGGCCGTATCGGATTCGGCGCACCGCCGTCCGCGGCGGAGCTCCTGCGGGCCTTCCGCGCGGACCGCGAACACCACACTCACCCCGTGCTCGACGCGGCCGCGGCGCTGGTGCGATGTCACGAGCGGCGGCGGCACGCCCAGCGCGACGCCCGCGCGCCCGGCGTACCCAGCAGCCGGGTGGCCGCGTGCAGTCAGGTCGTCGACGATGTCGACGTCGTCCGGATGCGGCTGATCGCGCGCATCGATACGTGGGTGGCCGAGAACATCCCGCACCGGGACGGCGCCTCGCTGCACACCGAGACGCTCGGCTCGGTCATCGATCGGATGGCGGCGAAATGGGTTGCCGCCCAACATGCTCTCGGCCTGCCCGCACCCGATGCGCGGCCGGGCAGCCGGTCGCGCACCGGGACGGCCCACCGGGGCGTGAACGGCGAGGCACACCTGCAATGGGTCCGCCTCGCCGAGCTCGCCGACGGCTACAAGGATCTCATCACCGACGTCACCGAACACCGCCGCCGACTACCGGTCTTCTGA
- a CDS encoding fatty acid desaturase family protein has protein sequence MTILTETKDGPLVLSPQQVEEIGRQLDELRERITADLGERDREYIYSIIKAQRGFEVAGRGLMYLGFLPPFWLAGVAALSVSKILDNMEIGHNVMHGQWDWMREPGLNSRVFEWDTVCPADQWKHSHNYMHHTYTNIHGRDRDIGYGVLRIDEGQKWNPYYLGNPVYAFLLMMLFEWGVMLHDLEADNIVKGKRKWSDIKRLAKGQLRKAGKQVLKDYVVFPLLSGPLFLSTLAGNATANIVRNVWAYSIIFCGHFPAGVQTFTEEETADETRGEWYVRQMLGSANITGSKLFHIMSGNLSHQIEHHLFPDLPANRYPEIAPEVRALCEKYGLPYNTGPLSKQVGEVWLKLFRLALPPALSGNTPQPGVIVMRERHPSEAGV, from the coding sequence ATGACCATTCTCACCGAAACCAAGGACGGCCCGCTGGTGCTCAGCCCGCAGCAGGTCGAGGAGATCGGCCGTCAGCTCGACGAACTGCGCGAGCGGATCACCGCCGACCTGGGCGAGCGCGACCGGGAGTACATCTACTCGATCATCAAGGCGCAGCGCGGGTTCGAGGTCGCCGGGCGCGGCCTGATGTACCTGGGCTTCCTACCGCCGTTCTGGCTGGCGGGTGTCGCCGCGCTGAGTGTGTCGAAGATCCTGGACAACATGGAGATCGGCCACAACGTCATGCACGGCCAGTGGGACTGGATGCGTGAGCCGGGGCTCAATTCCCGTGTCTTCGAATGGGATACGGTCTGCCCGGCCGACCAGTGGAAGCACTCGCACAACTACATGCACCACACCTACACCAACATCCACGGCCGCGATCGCGACATCGGGTACGGCGTGCTGCGCATCGACGAGGGCCAGAAGTGGAATCCGTACTACCTCGGCAACCCGGTGTACGCCTTCTTGCTGATGATGCTGTTCGAGTGGGGCGTGATGCTGCACGACCTCGAGGCCGACAACATCGTCAAGGGCAAGCGCAAGTGGTCCGACATCAAGCGGCTGGCCAAGGGGCAGCTGCGCAAGGCCGGTAAGCAGGTGCTCAAGGACTACGTGGTGTTCCCGCTGCTGAGCGGGCCGCTGTTCCTGTCCACCCTGGCCGGGAACGCCACCGCCAACATCGTTCGCAATGTCTGGGCCTACTCGATCATCTTCTGCGGCCACTTCCCGGCGGGCGTACAGACGTTCACCGAAGAGGAGACCGCGGACGAGACCCGGGGCGAGTGGTACGTGCGCCAGATGCTCGGTTCGGCGAACATCACCGGTAGCAAGCTGTTCCACATCATGTCCGGAAACCTCTCGCACCAGATCGAGCACCACCTGTTCCCGGATCTGCCGGCCAACCGCTACCCCGAGATCGCTCCCGAGGTGCGCGCGCTGTGCGAGAAGTACGGCCTGCCCTACAACACCGGCCCGCTGAGCAAGCAGGTCGGCGAGGTGTGGCTGAAGCTGTTCCGGCTCGCACTGCCGCCCGCGCTCTCCGGGAATACCCCGCAGCCAGGTGTTATCGTGATGCGAGAGCGGCATCCTAGCGAAGCGGGCGTGTGA
- a CDS encoding ABC transporter permease encodes MRLAEAGFRRQWHYRLAMFAGMCTNVVFGLVRASVMLAAVRATAEFGGYTSDSISAYVWLSQGLLGALGVMGPPLDIVDRIKNGDVAIDFLRPVDIQFSYLAGDLGRAGCALLLRGLPSVVAGTLTFELGLPRTGTPYLLGVVSVVLAVTISFLLLFAVSLVGFWLVETRGIRLLYQIVATFLAGLFVPVHLFPGWLYTVATLTPFPSLLQGPIDVLSGRATGAAAVQILGVQLCWVLVGVALGRLLLRAGRRKLEVQGG; translated from the coding sequence TTGCGACTGGCAGAGGCAGGATTCCGCAGGCAGTGGCACTACCGGCTGGCAATGTTCGCCGGCATGTGCACCAATGTGGTGTTCGGGCTGGTACGCGCCTCGGTCATGCTCGCGGCCGTGCGAGCAACCGCCGAATTCGGTGGTTACACATCGGATTCGATCAGCGCGTACGTCTGGCTGTCGCAAGGGTTGCTGGGGGCACTCGGGGTGATGGGACCGCCCCTGGACATCGTCGACCGGATCAAGAACGGCGATGTCGCCATCGATTTCCTGCGCCCGGTCGACATCCAATTCTCGTACCTGGCCGGTGATCTCGGCCGGGCGGGCTGCGCCCTGCTGCTGCGGGGGCTGCCCAGCGTCGTCGCGGGCACCCTGACCTTCGAACTCGGCCTGCCGCGCACCGGGACGCCGTATCTGCTCGGTGTGGTGAGTGTGGTGCTGGCGGTGACCATCTCGTTCCTTCTGCTGTTCGCGGTGAGCCTGGTCGGTTTCTGGCTGGTGGAGACGCGCGGCATCCGGCTGCTCTACCAGATCGTCGCCACCTTCCTGGCGGGGCTGTTCGTGCCGGTGCACCTGTTCCCCGGCTGGCTGTACACCGTCGCCACGCTGACGCCGTTCCCCTCGCTGCTGCAGGGACCGATCGATGTGCTGTCCGGCCGCGCGACCGGCGCGGCGGCAGTGCAGATCCTGGGCGTGCAGCTGTGCTGGGTGCTCGTCGGCGTCGCCCTGGGCCGGCTGCTGCTGCGCGCGGGCCGCCGCAAGCTGGAGGTGCAGGGTGGCTGA
- a CDS encoding TetR family transcriptional regulator, translated as MSEQVESRVERKERTRQALLEGTLALAADRGFAALSLREIARSAGIVPTAFYRHFASLDELGTALVDEGVRQLRLALRELRRTPDARLAETVRFVFGQVAGREALYGFLIRERHGGSGALRGAIAVEMQLITRELVVDMSRIRALDTWSPDDLELAADLIVSTVADHIADYVAATLRDRVDIVDRTVRQVRMIALGMAAWRSSS; from the coding sequence GTGAGTGAGCAGGTGGAGTCCCGAGTCGAGCGCAAGGAGCGCACGCGGCAGGCCCTGCTGGAGGGCACGCTGGCGCTCGCCGCCGACCGTGGCTTCGCGGCCCTGTCCCTGCGCGAGATAGCGCGCTCGGCGGGCATCGTCCCGACCGCGTTCTACCGCCATTTCGCCTCACTGGACGAACTGGGCACCGCGCTGGTGGACGAGGGGGTGCGCCAACTGCGCCTGGCCCTGCGGGAATTGCGGCGCACGCCGGATGCCCGGCTCGCCGAGACCGTGCGTTTCGTCTTCGGCCAGGTCGCCGGGCGAGAGGCGTTGTACGGCTTCCTGATTCGGGAGCGGCACGGTGGGTCGGGCGCCCTGCGCGGCGCGATCGCGGTCGAGATGCAGCTCATCACCCGAGAGCTGGTGGTCGATATGTCGCGGATCCGGGCATTGGACACCTGGTCTCCCGACGATCTGGAGCTGGCGGCCGACCTGATCGTGTCCACCGTCGCCGACCACATCGCCGACTACGTGGCCGCGACGCTGCGCGACCGCGTGGACATCGTCGATCGCACGGTCCGGCAGGTGCGCATGATCGCCCTCGGCATGGCCGCCTGGCGATCTTCCAGCTGA
- a CDS encoding LLM class F420-dependent oxidoreductase, whose amino-acid sequence MKIGVNTFLTDEGIGGPALGRALEERGFESLFLAEHSHIPASRESAYPGGGDLPRVYYRTLDPFVVLGAIAAVTERLVLGTGVTLLIQRDLIHTAKEVASLDLLSGGRVVFGVGVGWNREEMADHGTDPRTRGALLDEQLEAMVRIWTEDLAEYHGRFVNFDPMYAWPKPVQRPHPPIFIGGGEAAARRAIRHGVGWVPNGVATAAEVPAQLAALDGHELPVAITPVAPDPELLDAYAEAGVERVTIALPTVPEAETLRTLDEYAKLASRYAG is encoded by the coding sequence ATGAAGATCGGAGTCAACACCTTCCTCACCGACGAAGGCATCGGCGGTCCGGCGCTCGGCCGGGCGCTGGAGGAGCGCGGGTTCGAATCGCTGTTCCTGGCCGAGCATTCGCACATTCCGGCGAGCCGGGAGTCGGCCTATCCCGGCGGCGGCGACTTGCCCCGCGTCTACTACCGCACCCTCGATCCGTTCGTGGTGCTCGGCGCCATCGCCGCCGTCACCGAGCGGCTCGTGCTCGGAACCGGTGTCACCCTGCTGATTCAGCGCGATCTCATCCACACCGCCAAGGAGGTCGCGAGCCTGGACCTGCTCTCCGGTGGGCGGGTGGTGTTCGGTGTGGGCGTGGGCTGGAACCGGGAGGAGATGGCAGACCACGGTACCGACCCGCGCACCCGCGGCGCGCTGCTCGACGAACAACTCGAGGCCATGGTCCGGATCTGGACCGAGGACCTCGCCGAGTATCACGGCCGCTTCGTGAATTTCGACCCGATGTACGCCTGGCCGAAACCGGTCCAGCGGCCGCATCCGCCGATCTTCATCGGTGGTGGCGAGGCCGCTGCCCGCCGGGCGATCCGGCACGGGGTCGGGTGGGTGCCCAACGGGGTCGCGACGGCGGCCGAGGTTCCCGCCCAGCTCGCCGCCCTCGACGGGCACGAGCTGCCGGTCGCGATCACCCCCGTGGCGCCGGACCCGGAGCTCCTCGATGCCTACGCCGAGGCCGGAGTGGAGCGCGTCACCATCGCCCTGCCGACCGTCCCGGAAGCGGAAACCCTGCGCACGCTGGACGAATACGCGAAGCTCGCCAGCCGCTATGCCGGATAG
- a CDS encoding ABC transporter permease — protein sequence MADPADRRATEPAVPHCNCCTPYIAVLRSRMRSQRAYPLSFGADLLSSLLIGMVEFAEVWVIYHNVHVLGGLNMNAMLLLFGLSNLTFALAQLAVGHTDTLPTYIRMGTLDAFHLRPQPLLLQLITSDVSLRRLARATVAGAVFGTGLVVNDIAWTARTFTLLGISLLAGVAIFAGLFVCAAGLQFFLIDGSELTNSFTYGGSFASQQPASVFSRPLTLVFGFAVPVAFVAYLPTIALLGLPGPAWLPAALAWATPVAALWIWVLALMCWRTGVRHYQGGGG from the coding sequence GTGGCTGACCCGGCGGACCGACGAGCCACCGAACCGGCTGTGCCGCACTGCAACTGCTGCACGCCCTACATCGCGGTGCTGCGCTCGCGGATGCGCTCGCAGCGCGCCTACCCGCTGTCGTTCGGCGCGGATCTGTTGTCCTCGCTGCTGATCGGCATGGTGGAGTTCGCCGAGGTGTGGGTGATCTACCACAACGTGCACGTGCTCGGCGGGCTGAACATGAACGCGATGCTGCTGCTGTTCGGATTGTCCAATCTCACCTTCGCCCTGGCCCAGCTCGCGGTGGGCCACACCGACACCCTGCCCACCTACATCCGGATGGGCACTCTCGACGCGTTCCATCTGCGCCCGCAACCGCTACTGTTGCAACTGATCACCAGCGACGTCTCGCTGCGGCGGCTGGCCCGCGCGACCGTGGCGGGCGCGGTGTTCGGCACCGGCCTCGTCGTCAACGACATCGCCTGGACCGCACGGACCTTCACGTTGCTGGGGATATCGCTGCTGGCCGGTGTGGCTATCTTCGCCGGGCTGTTCGTGTGTGCCGCGGGGTTGCAGTTCTTCCTCATCGACGGCTCGGAGTTGACCAACAGCTTCACCTACGGCGGCTCGTTCGCCTCCCAGCAACCGGCGTCGGTGTTCTCCCGGCCGCTGACGCTGGTGTTCGGCTTCGCGGTGCCGGTGGCTTTCGTCGCCTACCTGCCCACGATCGCGCTGCTCGGCCTGCCCGGCCCGGCGTGGTTGCCCGCGGCACTGGCGTGGGCGACTCCGGTCGCGGCACTGTGGATCTGGGTTCTCGCACTGATGTGCTGGCGCACGGGTGTACGGCACTACCAGGGAGGCGGTGGATGA
- a CDS encoding ABC transporter ATP-binding protein, with protein sequence MNAIEITDLTRQFVLRRREEGHWRRRREVLTAVDRMSFTVETGTAVGYIGANGAGKSTTIKMLTGILVPTAGTVRTCGLEPVRQRRELAGRIGVVFGQRSQLWWDLPLRESFTILAAIHRLEPDAARKRTHELVEQLEMADTLDTPVRQLSLGQRMRAEIAAALLHSPELLILDEPTIGLDVLSKQRLRDFLSYERVQRGTTLLLTTHDMGDIERLCDRVLVVDHGRLAYDGSLTGLAATVGVRRVLVVDLAVPTTDLIGLPGARLISSEGGGIRQRLAFDTETTTAAQLLTAVSARAEVRDLSIEEPDIEDVVRRIYDADSGSRGPWSRRKGGYSSRISDV encoded by the coding sequence ATGAACGCGATCGAGATCACGGACCTGACGCGGCAGTTCGTGTTGCGGCGCAGGGAGGAAGGGCATTGGCGGCGCCGACGCGAGGTTCTCACCGCGGTCGACCGGATGAGTTTCACCGTCGAAACCGGCACGGCAGTCGGTTATATCGGGGCGAACGGGGCGGGCAAATCCACCACCATCAAGATGCTCACCGGGATCCTGGTGCCGACCGCCGGCACGGTGCGCACCTGCGGCCTGGAACCCGTGCGCCAGCGCCGCGAGCTGGCGGGGCGGATCGGGGTGGTGTTCGGGCAGCGCTCGCAGCTGTGGTGGGATCTGCCGCTGCGCGAGTCGTTCACGATCCTGGCCGCCATCCACCGCCTCGAACCGGACGCCGCCCGCAAGCGCACCCACGAACTGGTCGAACAGCTGGAGATGGCCGACACCCTCGACACCCCGGTGCGCCAGCTCTCTCTCGGCCAGCGCATGCGCGCGGAAATCGCTGCGGCGCTGCTGCATTCGCCGGAGCTGTTGATTCTCGACGAGCCGACCATCGGCCTGGATGTGCTGTCCAAACAGCGGCTGCGCGATTTCCTGTCCTACGAACGCGTCCAGCGCGGCACCACGCTGCTGCTGACCACCCACGACATGGGCGATATCGAGCGGCTGTGCGACCGGGTGCTGGTGGTCGACCACGGCCGGCTGGCCTACGACGGCTCGCTCACCGGCCTGGCCGCCACGGTGGGGGTACGGCGGGTGCTCGTGGTCGACCTCGCCGTGCCCACCACCGATCTGATCGGCCTGCCGGGCGCTCGGTTGATCTCCAGTGAGGGCGGCGGCATTCGGCAGCGCCTCGCCTTCGATACCGAAACCACCACGGCCGCACAGCTTCTCACCGCCGTGTCGGCGCGCGCCGAGGTCCGCGACCTGTCTATCGAGGAGCCCGATATCGAAGACGTGGTGCGCCGCATCTACGACGCGGACTCCGGCTCGCGCGGCCCCTGGTCCAGGCGGAAGGGCGGGTACTCGTCCCGCATCAGCGACGTATAG
- a CDS encoding DUF4389 domain-containing protein, with translation MNPETVDPNPIRVRGDLDPALSRWQWIVKWILAVPHYIVLLFLSIAYAVVTVIAFFAILFTTRYPRGLFDFNVGVMRWSWRVRFYALSALGTDRYPPFSLRSNDDYPADLEVDYPERLSRGLVLIKWWLLAIPQYLIVWALTGGGQFWGGDDDGGGMYFPPLLGILIVIAVIGLLFTGRYPGGLYAFVMGVNRWTIRVRAYTSLMRDEYPPFRLDQGPREPESAS, from the coding sequence ATGAACCCGGAAACCGTCGATCCGAACCCGATCCGAGTGCGCGGAGATCTCGACCCCGCGCTGTCGCGGTGGCAGTGGATCGTCAAATGGATTCTGGCCGTACCGCACTACATCGTGCTGCTGTTCCTGAGCATCGCGTATGCCGTGGTGACCGTCATCGCCTTCTTTGCCATTCTGTTCACAACCCGTTATCCCCGCGGGCTTTTCGACTTCAATGTGGGTGTCATGCGCTGGTCGTGGCGGGTGCGTTTCTACGCGCTGTCGGCGCTGGGCACCGACCGGTATCCGCCGTTCAGTCTGCGCTCGAACGACGACTACCCGGCCGATCTGGAGGTCGACTACCCGGAGCGGCTGTCGCGGGGGTTGGTGCTGATCAAATGGTGGTTGCTGGCCATCCCGCAGTATCTGATCGTGTGGGCGCTGACCGGCGGCGGCCAGTTCTGGGGTGGCGATGACGACGGCGGCGGCATGTACTTCCCGCCGCTGCTCGGGATTCTCATCGTCATCGCGGTGATCGGATTGCTGTTCACCGGCCGCTATCCCGGCGGACTGTACGCGTTCGTGATGGGCGTGAACCGGTGGACGATCCGGGTGCGCGCCTATACGTCGCTGATGCGGGACGAGTACCCGCCCTTCCGCCTGGACCAGGGGCCGCGCGAGCCGGAGTCCGCGTCGTAG
- a CDS encoding ferredoxin reductase, protein MVGLIDLVQTLTSPHPLDRYLELVRPTLTLRDMRAEITHVRHSASDSVTLTLRPTWQWTGHRAGQYVQVGVLIDGVKHTRCYSPIDAQGRGNRRLRLTVKAHSHGLVSQYLYRHATPGMVVDLAPAAGTFALPDPRPERVLLISGGSGITPVLSMLRTLDREKHSGAVVFLHYAKAPEAVPHRAELEDIAARHDNFRIELRYPSCGVGERLGDPGAPAAPADAAAAPDGMPWSCAADARPVGYFDYDTVEQLAPWFATGETFVCGPPALMDSVRRVYQVEGLEDRLHTEEFVLSTTPVDPADVTGTTTFSASGVQQANAGASLLEQAESAGLTPDYGCRMGICFSCTAVKRSGCTRDLRTGELDRDPDQPIQLCVSAAVGDVDIEI, encoded by the coding sequence ATGGTGGGACTCATCGACCTGGTGCAGACATTGACTTCGCCGCACCCGCTCGATCGCTATCTCGAATTGGTGCGGCCGACGCTCACCCTGCGCGACATGCGCGCCGAGATCACCCACGTGCGGCACTCGGCGTCGGATTCGGTGACCTTGACGCTGCGCCCGACCTGGCAGTGGACCGGCCATCGCGCCGGACAGTACGTGCAGGTCGGTGTGCTGATCGACGGCGTGAAGCACACCCGCTGCTATTCGCCGATCGACGCGCAGGGACGCGGGAACCGGCGCCTGCGGCTGACCGTCAAGGCGCATTCGCACGGCCTGGTGTCGCAGTACCTCTACCGGCACGCCACCCCCGGCATGGTGGTGGACCTGGCTCCCGCCGCGGGCACCTTCGCGCTGCCCGATCCGCGTCCGGAGCGGGTCCTGCTGATCAGCGGCGGCAGCGGCATCACGCCGGTGCTGTCGATGCTGCGCACACTCGACCGGGAGAAGCATTCGGGCGCAGTGGTTTTCCTGCACTACGCGAAGGCGCCGGAGGCGGTGCCGCATCGCGCGGAACTGGAGGACATCGCCGCGCGGCACGACAACTTCCGCATCGAACTGCGGTACCCGAGCTGCGGTGTGGGCGAGCGCCTGGGCGACCCGGGCGCACCGGCCGCTCCCGCCGACGCCGCGGCAGCACCCGATGGCATGCCCTGGTCGTGCGCGGCCGACGCGCGTCCTGTCGGCTACTTCGACTACGACACGGTGGAGCAACTGGCGCCGTGGTTCGCGACGGGGGAGACCTTCGTCTGCGGCCCGCCCGCGCTGATGGACTCGGTGCGCCGCGTCTATCAGGTCGAGGGGCTGGAAGACCGGCTGCACACCGAGGAATTCGTCCTCTCGACCACGCCGGTGGATCCGGCCGACGTCACGGGTACCACCACGTTCTCGGCCAGTGGCGTGCAGCAGGCCAATGCCGGCGCCAGCCTGCTGGAGCAGGCCGAGTCGGCCGGTCTCACACCGGATTACGGCTGCCGTATGGGTATCTGCTTCTCCTGCACGGCCGTCAAGCGGTCGGGTTGCACCCGTGACCTGCGCACCGGCGAGCTGGACCGCGACCCCGACCAGCCCATCCAGCTCTGCGTCAGTGCCGCGGTCGGCGACGTCGACATCGAAATCTGA